A single genomic interval of Jatrophihabitans endophyticus harbors:
- the recC gene encoding exodeoxyribonuclease V subunit gamma, with protein MTGLLIHRSERADPLVSALGDLLRQPLADPFAAEVVAVPSRGVERWLAQRLSHVLGAVDDDGICANVQFPSSNRVLDDAIAAADESYAECVERWSAERAVWPLLTIVDTAVDREPWAAALAGHLAGDPTRRFAVANKVAHHFARYARSRPAMLTAWLAGRDDEGDGTPLPADLRWQPQLWRRLREQLGPSPAELLDDACARLREHPQQVALPPRFSIFGTTRISPARVAVLDALAAGRELHLWLHHPSPALWQAVAREQPGPGLRAADRGAALVANPLLASLSRDVRELQQLLPTASGVHHPVPPRPANLLGRLQVELADDVVPERPAILGPADRSLAVHACHGPARQVEVLREIVLGLLRDDPTLEPRDILVMCPDVETFAPLVSAAFGMTDEPSGHPAAHLRVRLADRALRQVNPMLGLLDQLLDLAAERVTATQLLDLAGTPPVRRRFGFTDDDIERLRGWTTATNARWGLDADHRAPYGLGGLGQGTWRAAVDRLLLGVAMEEDGRWIGSVLPLDDVDSGDIDLAGRLAELVTRVDAAVRTFAERHTVPEWAAVLGAAVLDIGDPVQAWQGVQLRSELDDVAETATDTDVRLGRADVAALLRSRLDGRPTRASFRTGTLTVCTLVPMRSVPHRVICLIGMDDGRFPRHGVADGDDVLRRAPRTGERDVRSEDRQLFLDALCAAQEHLVVTYTGADPRSGAEVPPCVPLGELLDAVDATAQTADGRRGRDQVVVRHPLQPFDPRNFAAGDPFSFDPAALDGARAAAGVRHPPPPLVTQPLDPAPRGDVELDDLVRFVQHPARAFLRQRLGISTWDDDDDPSDALPVGLDGLESWAVGDRVLRQCLHGATAADCVEIEGRRGDLPPGQLGRALLRDIGANVDCLLAACALERATAPRTVDVTARLDDGRAVSGTIGGVRGGTVLDVVYSRLAPRHRLAAWVRHLALVAGTGDPTWQSVTVGRRTGGAKRAILGGVDVHTARDVLAEIVALRDAGLREPLPMALVSSAEYAQRRHRGDDVADARQAAQDAWDNARWGDHENAEPEHQLVFDGRRSWTRLTAEHDTGFPDETTRFAVLARRLWTPLLAAEVEVSP; from the coding sequence GTGACGGGGTTGCTGATCCATCGATCCGAGCGGGCCGATCCGCTCGTGTCGGCGCTGGGCGACCTGTTGCGCCAACCGCTGGCCGACCCCTTCGCCGCCGAGGTGGTCGCCGTGCCGAGCCGGGGGGTGGAACGGTGGCTGGCGCAGCGTCTCAGCCACGTGCTGGGGGCGGTCGACGACGACGGCATCTGCGCCAACGTGCAGTTCCCCTCGTCCAACCGCGTGCTCGACGACGCCATCGCCGCGGCCGACGAGAGCTACGCCGAATGCGTCGAGCGGTGGTCGGCCGAACGCGCGGTGTGGCCGCTGCTGACGATCGTCGACACCGCCGTCGACCGCGAGCCCTGGGCGGCGGCGCTGGCCGGGCACCTGGCCGGCGACCCCACCCGCCGCTTCGCCGTCGCCAACAAGGTCGCGCACCACTTCGCCCGGTACGCCCGCAGCCGCCCCGCGATGCTCACGGCATGGCTGGCCGGCCGTGACGACGAGGGCGACGGCACGCCGCTGCCGGCGGACCTCCGCTGGCAACCGCAGCTCTGGCGTCGCCTGCGCGAACAGCTCGGGCCGTCCCCCGCCGAACTCCTCGACGACGCCTGCGCGCGGCTGCGGGAGCACCCCCAGCAGGTGGCGCTGCCACCGCGCTTCTCGATCTTCGGCACGACCCGCATCTCTCCGGCCCGCGTCGCCGTCCTCGACGCGCTGGCCGCCGGGCGCGAGCTCCACCTGTGGCTGCACCATCCCTCGCCCGCGCTGTGGCAGGCGGTGGCGCGGGAACAACCCGGCCCGGGCCTGCGCGCCGCCGACCGCGGCGCGGCCCTCGTCGCCAATCCGCTGCTCGCGTCGCTCTCGCGTGACGTCCGCGAACTGCAGCAGCTGCTGCCGACCGCGTCCGGCGTGCATCACCCCGTGCCGCCCCGGCCGGCCAACCTGCTCGGCCGGCTGCAGGTCGAGCTGGCCGACGACGTCGTGCCCGAGCGGCCGGCGATCCTCGGGCCGGCCGACCGCAGCCTCGCCGTGCACGCCTGCCACGGCCCTGCCCGCCAGGTCGAGGTCCTGCGCGAGATCGTGCTCGGCCTGCTCCGCGACGACCCGACCCTCGAACCCCGCGACATCCTCGTCATGTGCCCCGACGTCGAGACGTTCGCCCCGCTCGTCTCGGCCGCCTTCGGGATGACCGACGAGCCCAGCGGCCACCCCGCCGCGCACCTGCGGGTGCGGCTCGCCGACCGGGCGCTGCGCCAGGTCAACCCCATGCTCGGCCTGCTCGACCAGCTGCTCGACCTCGCGGCCGAGCGGGTCACCGCCACCCAGCTGCTGGACCTCGCCGGCACCCCGCCCGTCCGTCGCCGCTTCGGCTTCACCGACGACGACATCGAACGGCTGCGCGGCTGGACGACCGCCACCAACGCCCGGTGGGGGCTCGACGCCGACCACCGCGCGCCGTACGGCCTGGGCGGTCTCGGCCAGGGCACCTGGCGTGCGGCCGTCGACCGGCTGCTGCTGGGCGTGGCGATGGAGGAGGACGGTCGCTGGATCGGATCGGTCCTGCCGCTCGACGACGTCGACAGCGGCGACATCGACCTCGCCGGCCGCCTCGCCGAGCTCGTCACCCGGGTCGACGCCGCGGTGCGCACCTTCGCGGAGCGGCACACCGTGCCCGAGTGGGCCGCGGTGCTCGGCGCGGCCGTGCTCGACATCGGCGACCCGGTACAGGCGTGGCAGGGGGTGCAACTGCGCAGCGAGCTCGACGACGTCGCCGAGACCGCCACCGACACCGACGTGCGCCTCGGCCGCGCCGACGTCGCCGCCCTGCTGCGTTCGCGGCTCGACGGCCGACCGACCCGGGCGAGCTTTCGGACCGGCACGCTCACGGTGTGCACGCTGGTCCCGATGCGCTCGGTGCCGCACCGGGTCATCTGCCTCATCGGCATGGACGACGGCCGCTTCCCGCGCCACGGCGTCGCCGACGGCGACGACGTGCTGCGCCGCGCCCCGCGCACCGGCGAACGCGACGTCCGTAGCGAGGACCGTCAGCTCTTCCTCGACGCCCTGTGCGCCGCGCAGGAACACCTCGTCGTCACCTACACCGGCGCCGACCCGCGCAGCGGTGCCGAGGTGCCCCCGTGCGTCCCGCTCGGCGAGCTGCTGGACGCCGTCGACGCCACCGCGCAGACCGCGGACGGCCGGCGGGGCCGCGACCAGGTGGTGGTGCGGCATCCGCTGCAACCGTTCGACCCGCGCAACTTCGCCGCCGGCGACCCGTTCTCCTTCGACCCCGCCGCGCTGGACGGCGCCCGCGCCGCGGCCGGCGTGCGTCACCCGCCGCCCCCGCTCGTCACGCAACCGCTCGACCCGGCCCCGCGCGGTGACGTCGAGCTCGACGACCTGGTCCGCTTCGTCCAGCACCCCGCCCGGGCATTCCTGCGGCAACGACTCGGCATCAGCACGTGGGACGACGACGACGATCCGAGCGATGCGCTGCCGGTCGGGCTGGACGGCCTCGAGTCGTGGGCCGTCGGCGACCGCGTGCTGCGACAGTGCCTGCACGGTGCCACCGCCGCCGACTGCGTCGAGATCGAGGGACGTCGCGGCGACCTGCCTCCCGGCCAGCTCGGCCGCGCCCTGCTCCGCGACATCGGCGCCAACGTCGACTGCCTGCTCGCCGCGTGCGCACTGGAACGCGCGACCGCGCCACGGACCGTCGACGTCACGGCCAGGCTCGACGACGGCCGCGCGGTCTCCGGCACGATCGGTGGCGTCCGCGGCGGCACGGTGCTCGACGTCGTCTACTCTCGGCTCGCGCCGCGACACCGCCTCGCCGCCTGGGTGCGCCATCTCGCGCTCGTCGCCGGGACGGGTGACCCCACGTGGCAGTCGGTCACCGTCGGCCGCCGCACCGGCGGGGCCAAGCGCGCCATCCTGGGCGGCGTCGACGTCCACACCGCGCGCGACGTGCTCGCCGAGATCGTGGCGCTGCGCGATGCCGGGTTGCGTGAGCCGCTCCCGATGGCGCTGGTCTCCTCCGCCGAGTACGCCCAACGTCGGCACCGCGGCGACGACGTCGCCGACGCCCGGCAGGCCGCGCAGGACGCCTGGGACAACGCGCGTTGGGGCGATCACGAGAACGCCGAGCCCGAGCACCAGCTCGTGTTCGACGGCCGCCGGTCGTGGACCCGGCTCACCGCCGAGCACGACACCGGCTTCCCCGACGAGACGACCCGCTTCGCCGTCCTCGCCCGGCGATTGTGGACGCCGCTGCTCGCCGCCGAGGTCGAGGTGTCGCCGTGA
- a CDS encoding UvrD-helicase domain-containing protein, with amino-acid sequence MTATFDLLGPLPTGTTVLEASAGTGKTYTIAGLVARYVAAGHVRLDELLVITFGRAATLELRERVRDRLVSARDGLGDAAAARASADELLALLATGSDVEVAARRRRLTEALASFDAATVATTHEFCHQVLHGLGTAGDVDTSATLVENLDDLTVEVTQDLYLRKWARDGAEPPEVTYREALELARAVVRDAQAQLVPVAASADSDADVRRRFADAVRTEVERRKRARQLLSFDDILTRLRTTLAHGSTGAAAAQRLRARYRVVLVDEFQDTDPVQWEILRLAFHGHATLALIGDPKQAIYAFRGADVHAYLGAAELADHRATLGRNWRSDPELLAGLDALFRGASLGDPRIVVTPVAAGHPGRSLAADGAPVRIRALRERQNLPAAQARDLVTADVVAEIVDLLDSGTHLTPRDGPPRPVRPGDIAVITRTGTQLDLVHAALVAVGVPAVQRTTSSVFRTPAGRDWIVLLEALEQPHRAVRVRRLAVTAFVGWDAADLETRDVDALGLRLRHWLRVLTDRGIAALLETVSRDERVPARLLAQQDGERRLTDLRHVGEALHAAATTDGLGLTASLEWLRRRVDESDEDSASERSRRLDSDAAAVQVVTVHASKGLEFPIVHVPFGWDRFVFDPPIPLYHDPDGRRVRSVGGRRGPGFGDAQRRDKSEQFGEDLRLLYVAMTRAQAQVTAWWAPGRNAQCSPLHRLLFADDPAREIAEFTAVPAADVALARLAARAVAGCLSVTEVEPREPRRWHSGGAGAGALEVALLGRAIDTDWRRTSYSALTRGVHESPPISTEAEIEEKDDEPETPTPVGLGDATLREIPSPMDALPGGTAFGTLVHAVFEGLDTTAADLPAELRAQVADQVRRFGPADVPVAELTDALLPSLRTPLGRLTGDRTLADVAPADRLVELGFELPLRGGDRPNGLGLLRDVAQSLRKHLSDDDPLASYAEMLTDPLVGDGVLRGYLNGSIDAVLRVDGRYVIVDYKTNRLGDLERPLTAWDYRGDAMAEAMLHAHYPLQALLYDVALHRYLRWRLPDYDPERHLGGALYLFLRGMCGPGVVAADGTVPGVFAWRPPAALVVELSDVLATGVAA; translated from the coding sequence GTGACCGCCACCTTCGACCTGCTCGGTCCGCTCCCCACGGGCACCACCGTGCTCGAGGCCAGCGCCGGAACCGGGAAGACCTACACGATCGCCGGTCTGGTCGCGCGCTACGTCGCGGCGGGCCACGTCCGCCTCGACGAACTGCTCGTGATCACCTTCGGCCGGGCCGCGACCCTGGAGCTGCGCGAGCGGGTCCGCGACCGGCTGGTGTCCGCGCGCGACGGGCTCGGCGACGCGGCCGCCGCCCGCGCATCCGCCGACGAGCTGCTCGCACTGCTCGCGACCGGGTCGGACGTCGAGGTGGCCGCCCGGCGACGCCGGCTAACCGAGGCGCTGGCCTCCTTCGACGCCGCCACCGTCGCGACGACCCACGAGTTCTGTCATCAGGTGCTGCACGGGCTCGGCACGGCCGGCGACGTCGACACCTCGGCCACGCTCGTGGAGAACCTCGACGACCTCACCGTCGAGGTCACCCAGGACCTCTACCTGCGCAAGTGGGCGCGCGACGGCGCCGAGCCGCCGGAGGTCACGTATCGCGAGGCGCTCGAACTCGCCCGCGCGGTGGTGCGCGACGCGCAGGCGCAGCTCGTACCCGTGGCGGCGTCGGCCGACTCCGACGCCGACGTCCGCCGCCGATTCGCCGATGCCGTCCGCACCGAGGTCGAACGACGCAAACGGGCGCGGCAGCTGCTCAGCTTCGACGACATCCTCACCCGGCTGCGCACCACGCTCGCGCACGGCAGCACCGGCGCCGCCGCAGCCCAGCGGCTGCGCGCGCGCTACCGGGTGGTGCTGGTCGACGAGTTCCAGGACACCGACCCCGTGCAGTGGGAGATCCTGCGCCTCGCCTTCCACGGCCACGCCACGCTGGCGCTCATCGGCGACCCGAAACAGGCCATCTACGCCTTCCGCGGCGCCGACGTGCACGCCTACCTCGGCGCGGCGGAGCTGGCCGACCACCGGGCCACCCTCGGCCGCAACTGGCGCAGCGACCCCGAGCTGCTGGCCGGCCTCGACGCGTTGTTCCGCGGCGCCTCGTTGGGCGATCCCCGCATCGTGGTCACGCCGGTGGCCGCCGGGCACCCCGGCCGCTCGCTCGCCGCCGACGGCGCGCCGGTACGGATCCGCGCGCTGCGCGAGCGGCAGAACCTGCCGGCGGCGCAGGCGCGCGACCTGGTCACCGCCGACGTCGTCGCCGAGATCGTCGACCTCCTCGACAGCGGCACGCACCTGACGCCGCGCGACGGGCCGCCCCGCCCCGTCCGGCCGGGCGACATCGCCGTCATCACCCGCACCGGCACGCAACTCGACCTCGTGCATGCCGCGCTGGTCGCCGTGGGGGTGCCGGCGGTCCAGCGCACGACGTCGAGCGTGTTCCGCACGCCGGCCGGGCGCGACTGGATCGTCCTGCTCGAAGCCCTCGAACAGCCGCACCGCGCCGTCCGGGTGCGACGGCTCGCCGTCACCGCGTTCGTCGGGTGGGACGCCGCCGATCTCGAGACCCGCGACGTCGACGCCCTCGGCCTACGCCTGCGGCACTGGTTGCGCGTGCTCACCGACCGGGGCATCGCCGCGCTGCTGGAGACCGTCAGCCGCGACGAACGCGTCCCCGCCCGACTGCTGGCGCAGCAGGACGGCGAGCGGCGGCTCACCGACCTGCGCCACGTGGGCGAGGCCCTGCACGCGGCCGCCACCACCGACGGGCTCGGCCTGACCGCGAGCCTGGAATGGCTGCGCCGCCGGGTGGACGAGTCCGACGAGGACTCGGCGAGCGAGCGCAGCCGCCGCCTCGACTCCGACGCCGCCGCGGTGCAGGTGGTCACCGTGCACGCGAGCAAGGGGCTCGAGTTCCCGATCGTCCACGTGCCCTTCGGGTGGGACCGCTTCGTCTTCGACCCACCCATCCCGCTCTACCACGACCCGGACGGTCGGCGGGTCCGCAGCGTCGGCGGGCGGCGTGGCCCCGGCTTCGGCGACGCGCAGCGGCGCGACAAGAGCGAGCAGTTCGGCGAGGACCTCCGGCTGCTCTACGTCGCTATGACCCGCGCCCAGGCCCAGGTGACCGCCTGGTGGGCGCCCGGTCGCAACGCGCAGTGCTCGCCGCTGCACCGCCTGCTGTTCGCCGACGACCCCGCCCGCGAGATCGCCGAGTTCACCGCGGTCCCCGCCGCCGACGTCGCGCTCGCGCGCCTCGCCGCCCGCGCCGTCGCCGGCTGCCTGTCGGTCACCGAGGTCGAGCCGCGCGAGCCGCGCCGCTGGCACAGCGGCGGTGCGGGGGCGGGTGCGCTCGAGGTGGCCCTGCTCGGCCGTGCCATCGACACCGACTGGCGCCGCACCTCCTACAGCGCGCTGACCCGCGGCGTGCACGAGTCGCCGCCGATCAGCACCGAGGCCGAGATCGAGGAGAAGGACGACGAGCCCGAGACGCCCACACCGGTGGGCCTCGGTGACGCGACGCTGCGCGAGATCCCCTCGCCGATGGACGCGCTGCCGGGCGGGACGGCGTTCGGCACGCTCGTCCACGCCGTGTTCGAGGGCCTCGACACGACGGCCGCCGACCTCCCCGCCGAACTGCGTGCGCAGGTCGCCGACCAGGTGCGCCGGTTCGGACCCGCCGACGTCCCGGTGGCCGAGCTCACCGACGCGCTGCTCCCGTCGCTGCGCACCCCGCTCGGCCGGCTCACCGGCGACCGGACGCTCGCCGACGTCGCCCCGGCCGACCGCCTGGTCGAGCTGGGCTTCGAGCTGCCGCTGCGCGGCGGCGACCGACCCAACGGCCTCGGCCTCCTGCGTGACGTCGCGCAATCACTGCGCAAGCACCTGTCCGACGACGACCCGCTCGCCTCCTACGCCGAGATGCTCACCGATCCGCTCGTGGGCGACGGTGTGCTGCGCGGCTACCTCAACGGCAGCATCGACGCCGTCCTGCGCGTCGACGGTCGCTACGTGATCGTCGACTACAAGACCAACCGGCTGGGCGACCTGGAACGCCCGTTGACGGCGTGGGACTACCGCGGCGACGCGATGGCCGAGGCCATGCTGCACGCGCATTACCCGCTGCAGGCGCTGCTCTACGACGTCGCGCTGCACCGCTACCTGCGCTGGCGACTCCCGGACTACGACCCCGAGCGACACCTCGGCGGCGCGCTGTACCTGTTCCTGCGCGGTATGTGCGGGCCCGGCGTGGTGGCGGCCGATGGCACCGTGCCCGGCGTGTTCGCCTGGCGCCCGCCCGCCGCGCTGGTCGTCGAGCTCTCCGACGTCCTCGCCACCGGGGTGGCGGCATGA
- a CDS encoding metallophosphoesterase has protein sequence MTRGRVAVIGDLAGHRGELERELARLGARDDRLPDDLTVVQVGDLVHRGPDSEGVVALVDHYLGTQPGRWHQLVGNHEAQYLREPAFDWPEHIDDQAAETLAGWWDARAMVPAVAIRAGHGADAEDFLVTHAGLTAGFWKRALDRPGEARLAAAALNSFAGRHDDVLFAAGQMLGGGKADHTAGPVWAAAASELVASWLGVELPFGQVHGHSTVMDWKHDRLRGEDEVTTLVTVDGEAAVEIVTMPGGRIVGVDPGHGAKPRTPWRAFVLDDAEVLDDAGVRS, from the coding sequence ATGACACGGGGCAGGGTGGCGGTCATCGGCGACCTCGCCGGGCACCGCGGCGAGCTCGAGCGTGAGCTCGCGCGCCTCGGCGCCCGCGACGACCGGCTCCCCGACGACCTGACCGTCGTGCAGGTGGGCGACCTCGTCCACCGGGGTCCGGACAGCGAGGGCGTGGTCGCGCTCGTCGACCACTACCTGGGCACCCAGCCCGGCCGGTGGCACCAGCTCGTCGGCAACCACGAGGCCCAGTACCTGCGCGAGCCCGCGTTCGACTGGCCCGAGCACATCGACGACCAGGCGGCGGAGACGCTCGCCGGGTGGTGGGACGCCCGCGCGATGGTGCCGGCCGTGGCGATTCGTGCCGGCCACGGCGCGGACGCCGAGGACTTCCTCGTCACCCACGCCGGGTTGACCGCCGGGTTCTGGAAGCGCGCCCTCGACCGGCCCGGCGAGGCGCGGCTCGCGGCCGCGGCGCTGAACTCCTTCGCCGGGCGACACGACGACGTCCTGTTCGCCGCCGGGCAGATGCTCGGCGGCGGCAAGGCCGACCACACCGCCGGGCCGGTGTGGGCCGCGGCGGCCAGCGAGCTCGTCGCGAGCTGGCTCGGCGTCGAACTGCCCTTCGGCCAGGTGCACGGCCACTCCACCGTCATGGACTGGAAGCACGATCGGCTGCGCGGCGAGGACGAGGTCACCACGCTCGTCACCGTCGACGGCGAGGCCGCCGTCGAGATCGTCACGATGCCGGGCGGGCGCATCGTCGGTGTCGACCCGGGGCACGGCGCCAAGCCCCGCACCCCGTGGCGCGCCTTCGTGCTCGACGACGCCGAGGTGCTCGACGACGCCGGGGTCCGTAGCTAG
- the recD gene encoding exodeoxyribonuclease V subunit alpha has translation MTALIPVRADGLLASFAEAGVLAPADVHVAQRLGALVGETDERVLLATALTVRGTRQGSVVLDLADAAEAVAPDSDDAADLDVELPWPAAADWPAACAASPLVTGSAGGPPLHLVGSRLWLDRYWQQEVQVAEDLLRRSADRPHDIDPSALRGDLDALFPASGTGDDQRLAVAVAALSRVAVIAGGPGTGKTTTVAQLIAVLRRRLGPSLRIALAAPTGKAAARLEEAVHAAAARLPADADTLRALSASTVHRLLGWRPGAASRFRHDRDNHLPYDVVIVDESSMVSLTLMARLLEALGPATRLVLVGDPDQLASVEAGAVLGDLVDPYDEAALTAGFRAALAAATDGLPDDTRPDAPAAPLRESVVRLRTVHRFDAGGPIAQLAALVRAGAADDALALLRSGPPGVVFHEVADDEPVTGPALAAVQVAVTGHERAAIAAARAGDAERALDALERHRVLCAHRAGPRGVRHWSELADRWLAPDLDAAARGDGHYAGQPLLVTENDYETGLYNGDTGIVIARGGAGDDLAAAFRRGGAPVVLPLVRLGEVRPLHVMTVHRAQGSQFDDVTVLLPFAASPLATRQTFYTAVTRAARGVLLVGSAESVLTCVRRPIARATGLRERLGTPPAPTTTGRATLDG, from the coding sequence GTGACCGCGCTGATCCCGGTGCGGGCGGACGGCCTGCTCGCCAGCTTCGCCGAGGCCGGCGTGCTGGCGCCGGCCGACGTCCACGTCGCGCAGCGGCTGGGGGCGCTGGTGGGCGAGACCGACGAGCGGGTGTTGCTGGCGACGGCGCTCACCGTCCGTGGCACCCGGCAGGGGTCGGTGGTGCTCGACCTCGCCGACGCCGCCGAGGCCGTGGCACCCGACTCGGACGACGCGGCCGACCTCGACGTCGAGCTGCCGTGGCCCGCCGCTGCCGACTGGCCCGCCGCGTGCGCCGCCAGCCCGCTCGTCACCGGGTCGGCCGGTGGGCCGCCGCTGCATCTCGTCGGCAGCCGGCTGTGGCTCGACCGCTACTGGCAGCAGGAGGTCCAGGTCGCCGAGGACCTGCTGCGCCGCAGCGCCGACCGTCCCCACGACATCGACCCGTCCGCACTGCGGGGCGACCTCGACGCGCTGTTCCCCGCCTCCGGCACCGGCGACGACCAACGCCTCGCCGTCGCGGTGGCCGCGCTGTCGCGGGTCGCGGTCATCGCCGGCGGCCCGGGCACCGGCAAGACGACGACCGTCGCGCAGCTGATCGCGGTGCTGCGCCGCCGGCTCGGGCCCTCGCTGCGCATCGCGCTCGCCGCGCCCACCGGCAAGGCGGCCGCCCGGCTCGAGGAGGCCGTCCACGCCGCCGCGGCCCGGTTGCCCGCCGATGCCGACACCCTGCGCGCGCTGTCGGCGTCGACCGTCCACCGGCTGCTCGGGTGGCGGCCGGGGGCAGCGAGCCGGTTCCGTCACGATCGCGACAACCACCTGCCCTACGACGTCGTGATCGTCGACGAGAGCTCCATGGTGTCGCTGACGCTGATGGCCCGGCTGCTGGAGGCGCTCGGCCCGGCGACCCGGCTCGTGCTCGTCGGTGACCCCGACCAGCTCGCGTCGGTCGAGGCCGGCGCCGTGCTCGGCGATCTCGTCGACCCGTACGACGAGGCCGCGCTCACCGCGGGGTTCCGCGCGGCACTGGCCGCCGCGACCGACGGCCTGCCCGACGACACCCGCCCGGACGCGCCGGCGGCGCCGCTGCGCGAGTCGGTCGTGCGGCTGCGCACCGTGCACCGCTTCGACGCCGGCGGCCCGATCGCCCAGCTGGCCGCGCTGGTCCGCGCCGGTGCCGCCGACGACGCGCTCGCCCTGCTGCGCTCCGGGCCGCCGGGCGTCGTCTTCCACGAGGTCGCCGACGACGAGCCGGTGACCGGCCCGGCCCTTGCCGCCGTCCAGGTCGCGGTCACCGGACACGAGCGCGCCGCCATCGCCGCCGCCCGAGCCGGCGACGCCGAACGCGCGCTCGACGCCCTGGAACGCCATCGGGTGCTCTGCGCGCACCGGGCCGGCCCCCGCGGCGTGCGGCACTGGAGCGAGCTCGCCGACCGCTGGCTCGCACCCGACCTCGACGCCGCGGCGCGCGGCGACGGCCATTACGCCGGGCAGCCGCTGCTCGTCACCGAGAACGACTACGAGACCGGGCTGTACAACGGCGACACCGGCATCGTGATCGCCCGCGGCGGCGCCGGTGACGACCTCGCCGCCGCGTTCCGGCGGGGCGGCGCGCCGGTGGTGCTGCCGCTGGTCCGCCTCGGCGAGGTCCGCCCGCTGCACGTGATGACGGTGCACCGCGCGCAGGGCAGCCAGTTCGACGACGTCACCGTGCTGCTGCCGTTCGCGGCGTCCCCGCTCGCGACCCGGCAGACGTTCTACACCGCCGTCACCCGGGCCGCGCGCGGCGTGCTGCTCGTGGGGTCGGCCGAGTCGGTGCTCACGTGCGTGCGGCGCCCCATCGCCCGCGCGACGGGGCTGCGCGAGCGGCTCGGCACGCCGCCCGCCCCGACCACGACGGGACGTGCCACCCTCGACGGATGA
- a CDS encoding amino acid permease, with protein sequence MTKPEAGNGESGNSLDAEQVGYKQSLGRRQVQMIAIGGAIGTGLFLGSAKNLNSTGPALVVSYAIVGVVAYLLMRALGELVLHRATSGAFVSYMREFYGERGAYVTGWMYWLNWALTGITELSAVALYVQSKAESMPKWLTVLIALAVVLVINLLSAKAFGEFEFWASIIKVAAIVLFLVVGLVYVIGGIHLGAHKAGFSNLWENKGGFWPTNGDFHWYGPLLVMSSVIFAFAAIEMVGVAAGEMKDSRTEVPKAVNAVVFRIGVFYVGSILLLVSMLPTSSYAADPEKPQNSPFVTVFNEMGLGWVGNVILAVLIVAAMSSLNSGLYSTGRVLRSLGVSKQAPQFTLKMSDSGVPWAGIVMTSVVYVFGAILNAVDPDAFETALEASSICVAFTWATIFACQLRLRFLVKRGVIEKSPFQMPGSPYTSYFGLAFLVLVIVLLAISGWQSAPDFLDKTDFLVVVLGIPIIAALLAIGWLVVRKNVLANTDGHLEASWDANGPTARNKGGGSAAVSAEEADDTAAKA encoded by the coding sequence ATGACGAAGCCCGAAGCAGGCAACGGCGAATCAGGCAACAGCCTCGACGCCGAGCAGGTCGGCTACAAGCAGTCGCTGGGCCGCCGGCAGGTGCAGATGATCGCGATCGGCGGCGCGATCGGCACCGGCCTGTTCCTCGGGTCGGCGAAGAACCTCAACAGCACCGGCCCGGCGTTGGTGGTGAGCTACGCGATCGTCGGCGTCGTGGCCTACCTGCTCATGCGCGCGCTCGGTGAGCTGGTGCTGCACCGGGCGACGTCGGGCGCGTTCGTGTCCTACATGCGCGAGTTCTACGGCGAGCGGGGCGCCTACGTCACGGGCTGGATGTACTGGCTGAACTGGGCACTCACCGGCATCACCGAGCTGTCGGCGGTCGCGCTCTACGTGCAGTCCAAGGCCGAGAGCATGCCGAAGTGGCTGACGGTGCTGATCGCGCTCGCCGTCGTCCTCGTGATCAACCTGCTGTCGGCGAAGGCGTTCGGCGAGTTCGAGTTCTGGGCATCGATCATCAAGGTCGCCGCCATCGTGCTGTTCCTGGTCGTGGGCCTGGTCTACGTCATCGGCGGCATCCACCTCGGTGCGCATAAGGCCGGCTTCTCGAACCTCTGGGAGAACAAGGGCGGGTTCTGGCCGACGAACGGCGACTTCCACTGGTACGGCCCGCTGCTCGTCATGTCCAGCGTCATCTTTGCGTTCGCCGCCATCGAGATGGTCGGCGTCGCGGCGGGCGAGATGAAGGACTCCCGCACCGAGGTGCCGAAGGCCGTCAACGCGGTGGTGTTCCGGATCGGCGTCTTCTACGTCGGCTCGATCCTGCTGCTCGTCAGCATGCTGCCCACGAGCTCCTACGCGGCCGATCCGGAGAAGCCGCAGAACAGCCCGTTCGTCACCGTCTTTAACGAGATGGGCCTCGGCTGGGTCGGCAACGTGATCCTCGCCGTGCTGATCGTCGCCGCGATGTCGTCGCTGAACTCGGGGCTGTACTCCACCGGCCGCGTGCTGCGCAGCCTCGGCGTCTCCAAGCAGGCGCCGCAGTTCACGCTGAAGATGAGCGACTCGGGCGTGCCGTGGGCCGGCATCGTGATGACCTCGGTCGTCTACGTCTTCGGCGCGATCCTCAACGCCGTCGACCCGGATGCGTTCGAGACCGCGCTCGAGGCGTCGTCGATCTGCGTCGCGTTCACGTGGGCGACGATCTTCGCCTGCCAGCTGCGGCTGCGCTTCCTCGTCAAGCGAGGAGTGATCGAGAAGAGCCCGTTCCAGATGCCCGGGTCGCCGTACACGAGCTACTTCGGGTTGGCGTTCCTCGTCCTGGTCATCGTGCTGCTCGCCATCTCCGGCTGGCAGTCGGCGCCTGACTTCCTGGACAAGACCGACTTCCTCGTGGTCGTGCTCGGCATCCCCATCATCGCGGCCCTGCTGGCCATCGGTTGGCTCGTCGTGCGCAAGAACGTCCTCGCCAACACCGACGGTCACCTCGAGGCGTCGTGGGACGCCAACGGGCCGACCGCCCGCAACAAAGGCGGCGGGTCGGCGGCGGTATCGGCCGAGGAGGCCGACGACACCGCGGCCAAGGCCTAG